A section of the Castanea sativa cultivar Marrone di Chiusa Pesio chromosome 12, ASM4071231v1 genome encodes:
- the LOC142621065 gene encoding SUN domain-containing protein 4, whose amino-acid sequence MQRSRRALLQRRALEDTISGRSHLYKVSLSLVFVLWALVLLLSLWISHGHDHRDESAVLSVGISTWDEAKVEHNEPSDTVDNYPQEETNSLYSSESLSTNDAETRGLGSELVANEGSTNDVPTIREQLEVENSSSTLKSEGDAPKTGRLSHSVPLGLDEFKSRAFSSISKSGTGQAGSIVRRVEPGGAEYNYASASKGAKVLAFNKEAKGAPNVLGRDKDKYLRNPCSVEEKFVAIELSEETLVDTIEIANFEHHSSNLKDFELLGSLVYPTDEWVKLGNFTALNVKHAQSFVLQEPKWVRYLKLNLLSHYGSEFYCTLSFVEVYGVDAVEKMIADLISAQDKKLFVPEEGTGDQKAIPSQPELIDSADIDQNIIHTESKYAHETVNSVPDPVEEMRHHQVGRMPGDTVLKILMQKVRSLDINLSVLERFLEELNSRYGNIFKEINKDIGEKDIILEKMREDIKNLLDSQEAIGKDVDDLVSWRSLVSLQLDTLLRDNVVLRSQVDKVRENQLSMENKSILVFFVCLFFSFLALVRLFLGLAMSVYMSLCVHRTKMSGKFCQMNSSWLILLLSCSTIIFILSI is encoded by the exons ATGCAGAGATCACGTAGAGCTCTTCTGCAAAGAAGAGCTTTGGAGGATACTATAAGTGGAAGAAGTCACTTGTATAAggtttctctttctttggtaTTTGTTTTGTGGGCGCTAGTCCTCCTTCTTAGCTTATGGATCAGTCACGGCCATGACCATAGAG ATGAATCTGCAGTACTTTCGGTTGGCATATCAACTTGGGATGAAGCTAAGGTAGAACATAATGAACCCTCAGATACTGTAGATAATTATCCACAGGAAGAAACCAATTCTCTGTATTCTTCTGAGTCTTTGTCCACAAATGATGCTGAAACGAGAGGTTTGGGTAGTGAATTAGTTGCTAATGAAGGAAGCACAAATGATGTTCCAACTATTCGAGAGCAACTTGAGGTTGAGAATTCCAGTTCCACTCTGAAATCTGAAGGTGATGCTCCAAAGACTGGTCGCCTATCTCATAGTGTTCCACTTGGCCTTGATGAATTCAAGAGCAGAGCTTTTAGTTCCATAAGTAAATCTGGAACTGGTCAGGCTGGAAGCATCGTACGCAGAGTGGAGCCTGGGGGTGCTGAGTACAATTATGCTTCAGCATCAAAGGGAGCAAAGGTCTTGGCTTTTAACAAGGAAGCCAAGGGTGCCCCTAATGTCTTAGGTAGAGATAAGGACAAGTACTTACGAAATCCATGTTCTGTGGAAGAGAAGTTTGTTGCTATAGAGCTTTCGGAAGAAACATTAGTAGATACAATTGAAATAGCTAATTTTGAGCACCACTCTTCTAATTTAAAAGATTTTGAGTTGCTTGGAAGTTTGGTTTATCCAACAGATGAATGGGTCAAGCTTGGGAATTTCACTGCTTTGAATGTAAAGCATGCACAAAGTTTTGTTCTTCAGGAGCCAAAATGGGTAAGATACCTAAAGTTGAATCTTCTGAGCCATTATGGTTCAGAATTCTACTGCACACTGAGTTTTGTTGAAGTTTATGGTGTGGATGCTGTTGAAAAAATGATAGCAGATTTGATATCTGCTCAAGATAAAAAACTGTTTGTTCCAGAAGAAGGCACTGGTGACCAGAAAGCAATTCCCTCCCAGCCGGAGCTCATTGACAGTGCTGATATTGATCAAAATATCATACACACAGAATCAAAATATGCACATGAAACTGTAAATAGTGTGCCTGATCCAGTTGAAGAAATGCGTCACCACCAAGTTGGCAGGATGCCTGGGGACACAGTTCTCAAGATATTGATGCAGAAAGTGCGTTCACTGGATATAAATTTGTCTGTTTTAGAGCGATTTTTAGAGGAGCTGAATTCCAGATATGGCAATATTTTCAAAGAAATCAACAAAGATATTGGAGAGAAAGATATTATTTTAGAGAAGATGAGAGAAGACATAAAGAATCTTCTTGACAGTCAAGAGGCCATT GGTAAGGATGTTGATGATCTTGTTTCTTGGAGATCCCTTGTTTCGTTGCAGTTGGATACTTTACTCAGGGACAATGTTGTTCTGAG ATCTCAAGTTGATAAGGTCCGGGAGAATCAGCTTTCCATGGAGAATAAGAGTATCTTAGtattttttgtatgtttatttttttcattcttagCTCTTGTAAGGTTATTCCTAGGTTTGGCGATGAGTGTTTATATGTCATTGTGTGTTCATAGAACAAAAATGTCCGGGAAATTTTGTCAGATGAACTCTTCCTGGCTAATCTTACTATTGAGCTGTAGCACTATAATTTTCATACTATCAATATAA
- the LOC142619435 gene encoding uncharacterized protein LOC142619435, which yields MASSTQMCCALKVDTSSSGWHNTMVKVLKKISGVVYDIDAEEGMAYITGKVDPHKILKKLVKSGKHAQLCWVEIGNQYTYSQDGSYLHPRGREPYYEDPYPYLSSYRRDSYWDGYNGPGYNSYYPHQPMPHYYPPQVPYNPYYY from the exons ATGGCTTCCAGTACTCAGATG TGTTGTGCTTTGAAAGTGGATACCTCGTCTTCTGGATGGCATAATACTATGGTGAAAGTTTTGAAGAAAATCAGTG GAGTTGTGTACGACATAGATGCAGAAGAAGGGATGGCATATATCACTGGCAAAGTTGATCCACACAAAATATTGAAGAAGCTAGTGAAAAGTGGAAAACATGCGCAACTGTGCTGGGTTGAGATTGGAAATCAGTATACGTACTCTCAAGATGGCTCGTATCTTCATCCTAGGGGAAGAGAACCTTATTATGAAGATCCTTACCCTTACTTGAGTAGTTATCGAAGAGACTCTTATTGGGATGGGTACAATGGACCAGGATACAATTCCTACTACCCACACCAACCTATGCCCCATTACTATCCACCACAGGTCCCATATAACCCATACTACTATTGA